One window from the genome of Enterobacteriaceae bacterium Kacie_13 encodes:
- a CDS encoding autotransporter outer membrane beta-barrel domain-containing protein → MHAWNKKFFVSKIALACAVAVAAPAAMSADISGTVYDTFYHDTSLTGHVGYRGYTDNDGTDNGYVGGDIYSSINNAVVNGVISTYNLGFNNNTTNALNITDTTVNGMISSKCLSTDCGDARNDYEQSPLQLTIDNSTINDTYEHYNYDVTDADKVRDHETVNTYDLGVAVTLDQESDIVIKNNSHVAGIALSQGYQWADTDANNSNTFDNTLTVNDSVLTSGSYTELQTSGFYGQSDKPSDYGNISATGTAADDIALSVIANSASDNSMKTTAVFNNSTISGDVYFESSFDNNYYVGGRDSNGDGVLDTNGWDDTDELNLTLDNGSKWVGAAISNVDADADLYDRSANSIWPGSVVNKTTGYLIGDSVYQSGLFDVALNNGSEWDTTKQSIIDDLTVNNKSQVNVAESSLLADNISLSNQSSLKVAAHGSVYTDALNLNSGSKATLTEETATIYANTITVGSGSELNLGAGQVDTHNMMLTDDGTFNIGSREFVLNSDMNNARDKTTADYVYDRGTIGMNSDGHLAVNGVTNGNYQVRIDNATGEGRVADYQNKELIRTYGGNATFTQANTADLGAYKYQAEQVGDTVVLAKQGITSTANAALSLPSSNAATWHMEQDTLSNRMDSSRHTQGDDKGGVWINYFGGQQNGDNGVVDYDQDINGIMVGLDKVTEGGDDRQWLVGMAASFAKSSLSMDNADADTDSQSARVYSSLDFKNGVFFDTSLSYSHFSNSTDSTMSNGQQVSGDSSTDAWGFGLKAGYDWKFAPQAYLTPYASITGVFIGDDDYSMSNNMKVSDQAYDSMRYELGTNIGYNFDLGADQAISPYATLAYVYEDANNDADINGDRIDNGIDGSAVRVGLGGQFDMSKNFSVYAGANYLGGSDVDQPWAANLGMKYRW, encoded by the coding sequence ATGCATGCATGGAATAAAAAGTTCTTCGTTTCTAAAATAGCGCTGGCCTGCGCTGTTGCAGTAGCTGCACCTGCCGCGATGTCAGCTGACATTTCCGGTACCGTATACGATACGTTCTATCACGATACCTCTTTGACCGGGCATGTAGGATATCGTGGTTATACGGATAACGACGGTACAGATAACGGTTACGTTGGCGGAGATATCTACTCTTCGATCAATAATGCTGTGGTTAACGGCGTTATTTCCACTTACAACCTAGGCTTCAATAATAACACGACCAACGCACTAAATATCACAGACACCACAGTAAACGGGATGATCAGCTCCAAATGTCTGAGCACTGACTGTGGCGACGCGCGTAATGATTATGAACAGTCTCCATTACAACTGACCATTGATAATTCAACAATCAATGACACCTACGAACATTACAATTACGACGTAACTGATGCTGATAAAGTTCGCGATCACGAAACTGTAAATACTTACGATTTAGGGGTGGCAGTCACTCTGGATCAAGAAAGTGATATCGTTATAAAAAATAACTCTCACGTAGCAGGCATTGCTTTGTCGCAAGGTTACCAGTGGGCTGATACCGATGCTAACAACAGTAATACCTTTGATAATACGTTGACCGTTAATGATTCGGTACTGACCTCTGGTTCATACACTGAATTACAAACTTCCGGTTTTTACGGCCAGTCAGATAAACCAAGTGATTATGGCAATATCAGTGCGACGGGTACCGCAGCTGACGATATCGCACTTTCCGTAATTGCTAATTCTGCCTCTGATAATTCAATGAAAACTACAGCTGTTTTCAATAACTCCACGATCTCCGGCGACGTCTATTTCGAAAGCAGTTTTGATAATAATTATTACGTTGGCGGTCGTGACAGCAACGGCGATGGCGTGCTTGATACCAACGGATGGGACGATACAGATGAACTCAATCTGACCCTGGACAATGGCAGCAAATGGGTAGGTGCAGCTATTTCCAATGTTGATGCCGATGCTGATTTATACGACAGAAGCGCGAACAGCATCTGGCCTGGCTCTGTAGTCAACAAAACTACCGGCTACTTGATTGGTGACAGTGTCTATCAGAGCGGTCTGTTTGATGTTGCGCTGAACAATGGTTCTGAGTGGGACACGACTAAACAATCCATTATTGACGATCTAACCGTTAATAATAAATCTCAGGTCAACGTTGCGGAATCCAGTTTGCTGGCTGACAACATTTCTCTGTCTAACCAATCAAGCCTGAAAGTTGCTGCGCATGGTAGTGTTTACACCGATGCTCTGAACCTGAACTCTGGCAGTAAAGCCACCCTCACTGAGGAAACGGCAACCATTTATGCTAACACCATCACAGTAGGAAGCGGCTCTGAACTGAACTTAGGTGCAGGTCAGGTTGATACCCACAATATGATGCTGACAGACGATGGTACTTTCAACATCGGAAGCCGTGAATTCGTTCTGAATTCCGATATGAACAATGCCCGGGACAAAACCACCGCTGACTATGTATACGATCGCGGCACTATCGGAATGAACTCTGACGGCCATCTGGCGGTTAACGGCGTGACTAACGGTAACTATCAGGTTCGTATTGATAACGCGACCGGTGAAGGTCGTGTTGCTGATTACCAGAACAAAGAACTGATCCGCACTTACGGCGGCAACGCAACCTTCACACAAGCTAACACCGCTGATTTGGGTGCCTATAAATATCAGGCCGAACAAGTTGGCGATACTGTGGTTCTGGCGAAACAAGGCATCACGTCTACCGCTAATGCAGCGCTTAGTCTGCCTTCTTCCAATGCTGCCACCTGGCACATGGAGCAAGACACGCTGAGCAACCGCATGGACAGCTCACGTCATACCCAGGGTGATGACAAAGGCGGCGTCTGGATTAACTACTTCGGTGGCCAGCAGAACGGTGATAATGGCGTTGTTGATTACGATCAGGACATCAACGGCATCATGGTGGGTTTGGATAAAGTCACTGAAGGTGGCGACGATCGTCAATGGTTAGTCGGTATGGCAGCAAGCTTCGCTAAATCCAGTCTGTCTATGGACAATGCTGATGCGGACACTGACAGCCAGTCAGCAAGGGTGTATTCCAGCCTGGACTTCAAGAATGGTGTATTCTTCGATACCTCTCTGAGCTACAGCCACTTCAGCAACTCCACTGACAGTACCATGAGTAACGGCCAGCAAGTCTCTGGCGACAGCTCAACTGACGCATGGGGCTTCGGTCTAAAAGCCGGTTACGACTGGAAATTCGCACCACAAGCTTACCTGACTCCATATGCAAGCATTACCGGCGTGTTCATCGGCGACGATGACTACAGTATGAGCAACAATATGAAAGTCAGCGACCAGGCTTATGACAGCATGCGTTATGAGTTGGGTACCAACATCGGTTACAACTTCGATCTGGGTGCAGATCAGGCTATCAGCCCTTACGCCACTCTGGCCTATGTGTATGAAGATGCAAACAACGACGCAGACATCAACGGTGACCGTATCGATAACGGTATCGATGGTTCCGCAGTTCGCGTTGGTTTAGGTGGCCAATTCGACATGAGCAAAAACTTCAGCGTTTATGCGGGTGCTAACTACCTTGGCGGCAGCGATGTTGACCAGCCGTGGGCAGCAAATCTGGGTATGAAGTACCGCTGGTAA